A region from the Arachis ipaensis cultivar K30076 chromosome B01, Araip1.1, whole genome shotgun sequence genome encodes:
- the LOC107641440 gene encoding DNA-directed RNA polymerase 3B, chloroplastic yields the protein MTVAAFFPSPQLQNTAATATRATPSHRKSQHQQPHHQNLHFLFIPAPTFLSSLPSSSSSSSFPLTIKSSSSSTSRTQQFHVVSDSIHNNVIQDLEESLTNSHSHLNGVRQLDHPNQPSKIFIRDPPWISSIFLKGLCKNTNLEFKLLFKEIEKNKYNLLRRRQIQAETEAWERMVEEYRELERVMCEKNLAPNLPHVKALFLGWFEPLKEAIEAEQKSQKTKKHKTAFAPHIESLPAAKMAVIVMHKMMGLVAMEHHQAGCVVLVNAAVQIGMAIEQEVRVQKFMEKTRSHQRKKTEADTEDDMNDDKPKLMKHINGLIKKRRLRSVQKLLKKEDFVPWGRDTQAKLGSRLIDMLIGTAYVHIPVSQSADTPPDFRPAFRHRFKAISKNPGXXNYGIIECDPLVLAGLDKSAHHMLMPYMPMLIPPKKWKGYEKGGHLFLPSYIMRTHGSKKQQDTMKNVKRTQMQKVFEALDVLGSTKWRINRRILAVVEAVWAGGGNTAGLIDRKDVPIPARPPLDDPKQIQEWKWNVMKAKKINAERHSLRCDTELKLSVARKMKDEEGFYYPHNLDFRGRAYPMHSHLNHLSCDLCRGLLEFAEGKPLGKSGLQWLKIHLANLYAGGVEKLSYDGRLTFVENHLHDIFDSADNPVNGNRWWLMAEDPFQCLATCINLSEALRSSSPSSFISHLPIHQDGSCNGLQHYAALGRDTMEAAAVNLVAKEKPADVYSEIAVRVHDIMRRDCKKDPSTYPNALLAKVLIDQIDRKLVKQTVMTSVYGVTFVGAREQIKRRLEEKGLITDDKLLFAAACYAAKVTLKALEEIFGAARDIMGWLGDCAKVIASENEAVRWTTPLGLPVVQPYCRNERHLVRTSLQILALKREGNTVDAKKQRTAFPPNFVHSLDGSHMMMTALACRDAGLCFAGVHDSFWTHACDVENMSQILREKFVELYDMPILENLLEDFQTTYPGLVFPPLPERGDFDLRKVLDSPYFFN from the exons aTGACGGTGGCAGCTTTCTTCCCCAGTCCTCAGCTTCAGAACACTGCCGCAACTGCCACCAGGGCAACCCCATCTCACAGAAAATCCCAACATCAACAACCTCATCATCAAAATCTTCACTTTCTGTTCATCCCCGCTCCCACTTTCCTCTCATCACTaccttcttcttcgtcttcttcttcttttccactCACTATCAAGTCCTCTTCTAGCTCTACCTCAAGAACACAGCAATTCCATGTTGTATCAGATTCAATCCACAACAATGTCATTCAAGACCTTGAGGAATCCCTCACCAATTCCCACTCACACCTCAATGGTGTTCGACAATTGGACCACCCTAACCAACCCTCCAAGATATTCATCCGTGACCCACCTTGGATTTCCTCCATCTTCCTCAAAGGTCTCTGCAAGAATACCAACCTAGAATTCAAGCTTCTGTTCAAGGAAATTGAGAAGAACAAGTACAATTTGCTCAGGAGGAGGCAGATTCAAGCTGAAACCGAAGCTTGGGAGAGGATGGTGGAGGAGTACAGGGAGCTAGAGAGGGTGATGTGTGAGAAGAATTTAGCTCCTAATTTGCCTCACGTGAAAGCATTGTTTTTGGGGTGGTTTGAGCCTCTGAAGGAAGCTATAGAGGCTGAGCAGAAGTCACAGAAGACTAAAAAGCACAAGACGGCGTTTGCGCCGCACATTGAGTCCTTGCCGGCGGCGAAAATGGCGGTTATTGTTATGCACAAGATGATGGGATTGGTTGCCATGGAGCATCATCAGGCAGGGTGTGTTGTGCTTGTTAATGCTGCTGTTCAGATTGGTATGGCTATAGAACAAGAG GTTAGGGTCCAAAAGTTCATGGAAAAAACCAGAAGTCACCAGCGCAAGAAAACGGAGGCTGATACCGAAGATGATATGAATGATGATAAACCAAAACTAATGAAACATATAAATGGTTTGATTAAAAAAAGAAGATTGAGGTCAGTGCAGAAGCTGTTGAAGAAAGAAGATTTTGTCCCCTGGGGTCGTGATACCCAGGCTAAG CTGGGAAGTCGATTAATCGATATGTTAATTGGGACAGCATATGTACACATTCCAGTTAGCCAGTCTGCTGATACTCCTCCAGATTTTCGACCGGCATTCAGGCATAGATTTAAAGCCATTTCAAAGAATCCAGG NNNNNNNAATTATGGCATTATAGAATGTGATCCGTTAGTCCTTGCTGGGCTTGATAAATCT GCTCATCACATGTTAATGCCTTACATGCCAATGTTAATACCTCCGAAAAAGTGGAAGGG TTATGAAAAGGGTGGGCACTTGTTCTTGCCATCTTATATCATGCGTACTCATGGATCGAAGAAGCAGCAAGACACAATGAAGAATGTTAAAAGGACACAAATGCAGAAGGTTTTTGAG GCATTGGATGTACTTGGCAGCACCAAATGGCGAATAAATAGAAGAATACTTGCTGTTGTGGAGGCTGTCTGGGCTGGAGGAGGCAACACTGCAGGCCTGATTGATCGGAAAGAT GTTCCTATACCAGCAAGGCCACCTCTAGATGATCCAAAACAAATTCAGGAGTGGAAATGGAATGTAATGAAAGCAAAGAAAATTAATGCAGAGAGGCACTCTCTGAGATGTGACACTGAACTCAAGCTTTCT GTGGCTCGAAAAATGAAAGATGAGGAAGGCTTTTATTATCCTCACAATCTTGACTTCCGTGGCAGAGCATATCCGATGCATTCTCATTTGAATCATTTAAGTTGTGATCTGTGTCGAGGATTACTTGAGTTTGCTGAAGGGAAGCCTTTGGGGAAGTCTGGACTACAATGGCTAAAAATACACTTGGCAAATTTGTATGCAGGTGGTGTGGAAAAACTGTCTTATGATGGTCGACTAACTTTTGTAGAGAATCATCTTCACGATATATTTGACTCTGCTGATAACCCCGTTAACGGAAATCGTTGGTGGTTAATGGCTGAGGATCCTTTCCAGTGCCTCGCTACTTGTATTAATCTATCAGAAGCCTTAAGAAGCTCGTCTCCAAGTTCTTTTATATCTCATCTGCCAATTCATCAG GATGGCTCCTGTAATGGCTTGCAGCATTATGCAGCTTTGGGAAGAGATACT ATGGAAGCTGCTGCAGTTAACTTGGTTGCTAAAGAGAAACCTGCTGATGTTTACTCAGAGATTGCTGTTAG GGTTCATGACATTATGAGAAGGGACTGCAAAAAAGACCCAAGTACCTATCCAAATGCTCTGCTAGCAAAGGTTTTAATTGATCAG ATTGATAGAAAACTAGTCAAACAGACAGTAATGACTTCAGTTTATGGTGTTACTTTTGTTGGGGCACGAGAGCAAATAAAAAGAAGATTAGAGGAGAAAGGCCTTATTACTGATGACAAACTTCTATTTGCTGCAGCTTGCTATGCTGCTAAA GTGACATTGAAGGCCCTTGAAGAAATTTTTGGAGCAGCACGTGATATTATGGGATGGCTTGGTGATTGTGCAAAA GTGATTGCTTCAGAAAATGAAGCCGTTCGCTGGACCACTCCTCTTGGTCTTCCGGTTGTACAACCATACTGTAGAAATGAACGTCATCTG GTCAGAACATCTCTTCAGATATTGGCTTTGAAGCGGGAGGGCAACACG GTCGATGCCAAGAAACAGAGAACtgcatttcctccaaattttgtACATTCACTTGATGGTTCACACATGATGATGACTGCTCTTGCCTGCAGGGATGCTGGCTTATGCTTTGCAG GTGTTCATGACTCGTTTTGGACACATGCATGTGATGTGGAGAACATGAGTCAGATTCTGAGAGAAAAATTTGTGGAGCTTTATGACATGCCGATACTTGAAAAT TTGCTAGAAGACTTCCAGACAACATACCCAGGATTAGTTTTTCCTCCATTGCCAGAGAGAGGTGATTTTGACTTGCGAAAGGTTCTCGATTCTCCATACTTCTTCAACTGA
- the LOC107641450 gene encoding serine carboxypeptidase II-2 isoform X1 encodes MGWSQVITLTTLVVGAMAITVTCSPFVQQKLDKVGKLPGQSFAIKFQHYSGYVTVNEEAGRALFYWFMEADQDPQTKPLLLWLNGGPGCSSIAFGEAEEIGPFHINPDGNTLYLNPYSWNQVANVLFLDSPVGVGFSYSNTSSDILNNGDKRTAEDSLTFLLKWFERFPQYKGRDFFIAGESYAGHYVPQLSQAILKYNSETKKNAINLKGYLVGNALTDDFHDHLGVAQFMWASGLISDQTYKLLNQCDSESFIHPSNSCNQAFENADVELGNIDPYSIFTSLCPGNVSQTKQLLRRKHRFGRLNEGYDPCTEKHSTAYFNLPEVQKALHVDQDHKPSKWETCSETININWKDSPSTVLDVYHELIGSGLRIWMFSGDTDSVLPVTSTRYSIDALKLPTVSPWRPWYDEGQVGGWTQEYDGLTFVAVRGAGHEVPLHRPKLALSLFKAFIAGTSMPTLQLVSDS; translated from the exons ATGGGGTGGTCTCAAGTGATAACCTTGACAACTCTTGTTGTTGGGGCCATGGCCATTACTGTTACATGTTCTCCCTTTGTGCAGCAAAAGCTAGACAAGGTTGGAAAGCTACCAGGTCAATCTTTTGCTATCAAGTTCCAACACTATTCTGGCTATGTCACTGTTAACGAGGAAGCTGGAAGGGCCCTCTTTTACTGGTTCATGGAGGCTGATCAGGACCCTCAAACCAAACCCCTTCTCTTATGGCTCAATGGAG GGCCTGGATGTTCATCCATTGCTTTTGGTGAGGCAGAAGAAATTGGCCCCTTTCATATAAATCCAGATGGAAACACACTTTATCTGAATCCTTACTCTTGGAACCAAG TTGCCAACGTTCTTTTTCTTGATTCTCCTGTTGGAGTTGGAttttcatattcaaacacttcatCTGACATTCTTAACAATGGCGACAAGAGGACTG CTGAGGACTCTCTAACATTCTTATTGAAGTGGTTTGAGCGTTTCCCCCAATATAAAGGAAGGGACTTCTTTATCGCCGGCGAGAGCTATGCAG GGCATTATGTTCCTCAACTTAGCCAAGCTATCTTGAAGTACAACTCggaaacaaagaaaaatgctatAAATCTGAAAGGATACTTG GTTGGAAATGCTCTTACTGATGATTTCCATGACCATTTGGGGGTTGCTCAGTTTATGTGGGCAAGTGGTTTGATTTCTGATCAAACATACAAACTATTGAACCAATGTGATTCCGAGTCGTTCATACATCCCTCAAATTCTTGCAATCAGGCTTTTGAAAATGCCGATGTAGAGCTTGGCAATATTGACCCTTACAGTATCTTTACTTCTCTGTGCCCTGGTAATGTTAGCCAGACAAAGCAACTGCTAAGAAGAAAGCAT AGATTTGGTAGACTCAATGAAGGGTATGATCCTTGCACTGAGAAGCACTCTACTGCTTACTTCAATCTACCTGAGGTCCAAAAGGCACTTCATGTTGATCAAGATCACAAGCCTAGTAAATGGGAAACCTGCAG TGAAACTATAAATATCAACTGGAAGGACTCTCCAAGTACGGTGCTCGATGTTTATCATGAACTTATTGGTTCAGGACTGAGGATATGGATGTTCAG TGGTGACACAGATTCAGTACTCCCGGTGACATCTACTCGGTATAGTATAGATGCTCTTAAGCTTCCGACAGTTAGCCCTTGGCGTCCATGGTACGACGAAGGGCAG GTGGGAGGGTGGACACAAGAATATGATGGACTCACCTTTGTGGCAGTAAGGGGAGCAGGACATGAAGTTCCTTTGCATAGACCAAAACTTGCTCTTTCACTCTTCAAAGCCTTCATAGCTGGAACCTCCATGCCCACTCTTCAGCTTGTCAGTGACTCCTAA
- the LOC107641450 gene encoding serine carboxypeptidase-like 29 isoform X2: MGWSQVITLTTLVVGAMAITVTCSPFVQQKLDKVGKLPGQSFAIKFQHYSGYVTVNEEAGRALFYWFMEADQDPQTKPLLLWLNGGPGCSSIAFGEAEEIGPFHINPDGNTLYLNPYSWNQAEDSLTFLLKWFERFPQYKGRDFFIAGESYAGHYVPQLSQAILKYNSETKKNAINLKGYLVGNALTDDFHDHLGVAQFMWASGLISDQTYKLLNQCDSESFIHPSNSCNQAFENADVELGNIDPYSIFTSLCPGNVSQTKQLLRRKHRFGRLNEGYDPCTEKHSTAYFNLPEVQKALHVDQDHKPSKWETCSETININWKDSPSTVLDVYHELIGSGLRIWMFSGDTDSVLPVTSTRYSIDALKLPTVSPWRPWYDEGQVGGWTQEYDGLTFVAVRGAGHEVPLHRPKLALSLFKAFIAGTSMPTLQLVSDS; the protein is encoded by the exons ATGGGGTGGTCTCAAGTGATAACCTTGACAACTCTTGTTGTTGGGGCCATGGCCATTACTGTTACATGTTCTCCCTTTGTGCAGCAAAAGCTAGACAAGGTTGGAAAGCTACCAGGTCAATCTTTTGCTATCAAGTTCCAACACTATTCTGGCTATGTCACTGTTAACGAGGAAGCTGGAAGGGCCCTCTTTTACTGGTTCATGGAGGCTGATCAGGACCCTCAAACCAAACCCCTTCTCTTATGGCTCAATGGAG GGCCTGGATGTTCATCCATTGCTTTTGGTGAGGCAGAAGAAATTGGCCCCTTTCATATAAATCCAGATGGAAACACACTTTATCTGAATCCTTACTCTTGGAACCAAG CTGAGGACTCTCTAACATTCTTATTGAAGTGGTTTGAGCGTTTCCCCCAATATAAAGGAAGGGACTTCTTTATCGCCGGCGAGAGCTATGCAG GGCATTATGTTCCTCAACTTAGCCAAGCTATCTTGAAGTACAACTCggaaacaaagaaaaatgctatAAATCTGAAAGGATACTTG GTTGGAAATGCTCTTACTGATGATTTCCATGACCATTTGGGGGTTGCTCAGTTTATGTGGGCAAGTGGTTTGATTTCTGATCAAACATACAAACTATTGAACCAATGTGATTCCGAGTCGTTCATACATCCCTCAAATTCTTGCAATCAGGCTTTTGAAAATGCCGATGTAGAGCTTGGCAATATTGACCCTTACAGTATCTTTACTTCTCTGTGCCCTGGTAATGTTAGCCAGACAAAGCAACTGCTAAGAAGAAAGCAT AGATTTGGTAGACTCAATGAAGGGTATGATCCTTGCACTGAGAAGCACTCTACTGCTTACTTCAATCTACCTGAGGTCCAAAAGGCACTTCATGTTGATCAAGATCACAAGCCTAGTAAATGGGAAACCTGCAG TGAAACTATAAATATCAACTGGAAGGACTCTCCAAGTACGGTGCTCGATGTTTATCATGAACTTATTGGTTCAGGACTGAGGATATGGATGTTCAG TGGTGACACAGATTCAGTACTCCCGGTGACATCTACTCGGTATAGTATAGATGCTCTTAAGCTTCCGACAGTTAGCCCTTGGCGTCCATGGTACGACGAAGGGCAG GTGGGAGGGTGGACACAAGAATATGATGGACTCACCTTTGTGGCAGTAAGGGGAGCAGGACATGAAGTTCCTTTGCATAGACCAAAACTTGCTCTTTCACTCTTCAAAGCCTTCATAGCTGGAACCTCCATGCCCACTCTTCAGCTTGTCAGTGACTCCTAA